One Ranitomeya variabilis isolate aRanVar5 chromosome 4, aRanVar5.hap1, whole genome shotgun sequence genomic window, TTTTAAGGAGCTGGATCTCAATCTTCTTTCTTTGGACTACATTTGGTTTTCTGcaaacggagttccgtgcacctgcagtCATCAATGGTGAGCTGGCTTACTACTTCTTTCTattcatggatccatcctgccttgtatggagcatctttgggatgtgcagccgacaaatctgtggcaactgtgtgatgccatcatgtcaatatggaccaaaatctctgaggaatgcttccagcaccttgtgaatctatgccacgaagaattgaggcagttctgaaggcaaaagggggtccaacccgttactagcatggtgtacctaataaagtggccggtgagtgtatatttgcctaaaatacaaaggaaatgtgtcatctttaactttaggccttttagacgtCATTTAATCtttaatttgcttaactgttcacaataacagcaaaaAAACATCTTTTACAATTGGGATAATTATCAGTTTAGCACTTAGCAGCACATCTGCACTTTTATTATTTCCCTTTTTGCACAGTAATATTGCATACACTAGTCCCATATTTTCAGTTTTCTTTTTAAAATACTTTTATTAGGTTTTGTATTAAAAACTGGGATTAGGGAAATGAGGGTGGGGAAGGGAAGGGTTAACAGTGGACAGAGGAAGGGATCAATAAAATTAGAGAACCCTAATAACAGTCTCTAACAAACACTGATTTGCAATTTGAAGAATGTTGTATGTAGATTTTATACTTAAAAGTATACAATTCCGAGGAAAGAGGCACAAAATGGCAATTTTAAACCTTATATTTGCTGTTCCAGATCTTCCATTTCTTAGAATATTTATAAACACTGCTATTGTTAGCCGCAAATCTCCATTCCAGAGCGCTATGTTGGTGAATTTTGTCCAAATTATCTGAGAATTTGGATGTTTcgtttttttttccaccagaatgccaatgcattTTTGACAACTAGGAGGATCTGTATGATGACATATCTAACCGAGGGGTCAAATTGCTCCATGTCAAGGGAAAGAAGCGCCCTTTGAGGGGTGATCACAACATTTCAGAAAAGGAGTTAATATGGCGCGATACCTGGAACCAGAGATTTTTTATTATCGGACAACCCCAATATAAGTAAAAGAGATTACCCTGTTGTCCACAGTCTCTCCAACATAAGGGAGAGTGTTCCTGGTTTATATGTGACAATCTGATGGGCGTTAGATACCATCTTGTCATTGTTTTAAAGTAGGACTCATGGAACTCTATTGATATGTTTGACTGGTATGTGTTTTTTATAGCGCTGTCCCATTGTTCAGTTCGCAAGTCTGTACCAATGTCGGACTTCCACTGGTGTCCGTGGATAAGAGCGGGGGAAGAGTGGCCGGTGGGAAAGCCTGGCGTGTGATGTCACAGGAACTACGGAGCGGTGCTGAGACCCTGAGGGTATCCGATAcgtttcgaaggagtggcgtccttcttcatcagggttaccgctagtatccagggacgccactgaCCGGGGCTCTCcttggctctacgcagcttctttGCATTCCTGCTGTGCCGCGGCTGCCACTAGTCCGCCTTCCTGCCATCTGAACACCAGGACCGCCACCACAGATCTTTTCAGGCAGCAACATATAAAGCAGCACCACATCCACAACGCCTTTGGATCCTGGTGAGTCCCCAGCCGGCCCTACCAGTGTATGTGGTTTACACAATTTACATGCGTGCATATATATGCCACACACCCATACCCTGTAGTGTGCAGAGCACCTTAGTCGGGTCACATTTAGGTTAATAGCCTGTGGGTTGACAATACCTGCGCGAGGCACAGGATCCACTAGGCGCACTTAGTGGAAGCCTGAACGCACGACTATTTTCATATAGTCACCCTCCCCtaaactgccagggtttttgttgCAGCCGCACCTGTTCTGTCCCTGCGGTGTACATCTATGTTCTGGGGTCCAAAAGAGTTAATTTAAAAACAAATGTTTAGTGTGTTAAAAATAATAGaatgtgtcttctgcttttttttatgtttttttttcttcttccaagaATTGTTGGTGTCTATtttcttttttaaacattttaatatTTGCTTTATTCTGGTGTTTTTCTTCTAATGTAGGAAAGCCaaaggccagaaataaaccccataaagcactgtatATGGAGACTTTGGTGTCAAGTACCATAATTTTTGGacaataagacgcactttttccctccAAAATTTTAGAGAAAAGGGTGCGTCTTATAGCCCAGATGTACCTTATAGTGGCTATGGGCAAGGGGGAAGTGGCAGAGACGGAGGAGCAggttacaggaggcaggagccagcaacTGTTGCTAACACGTTTGCCCACTGCTAAAGaacatgaatattcactgctccccacgcccatagtccctctCACTGGgcctgtggagcagtgaatattcatcctctttaatagcgggcacacatgatcgcccaaccactattaaagaaaatgaattTTCACTGCTCACCACGCCCAAaaatatgggcgtggggagcagtgaatattctggaAGCTGACCTCGGCGTGTGGAGGCTACTTACACGTTGTGCGCTGCTTTCACTCTGAAATCAGCTGATGGAATCAAACATGGCGCTGAGCAGAGGGAAGGTGAgtaaaattgtttatttttttatgtgagCAGCGTGGTAGGGCCATGTTTACCAGGATTGGGTGGCATCTATACCATGTTAATGATGAGAGCCATGTTTACCAAAATGAGGATAGTGGCCATGTATATGAggttggggatggtggccatgtatatcaGGTTGGGGATAGGGGCCATGTATACTATGATagagatgggggccatgtatactaggatggggatggtggccatgtaaaccaggatggggTGCCATGTATACCGGGATAggggccagccatatataccaggatggttaaccatgtaaaccaggatgggggtgggggccataTACACCAGGATAAGGGGCCATGTATACTCAATGGGGGGGCACGTATACCTGGATTGGTGGCCATATATAACTGAATGAGGACATACATACCATGATAGATGTTATATATACCTGATTGGAGCCACTTATATCAGGATtagcacatatacagctctggcaaaaaataagagaccactgcacagttttctaaaaatcaccatctctacatgtctgatAGCCATTCCATTCCAGGGTCAGTTCAATTCCaaccaaagtacacctcattctccttaatgtgcttctgatttggtgatcacctgaaccaaatcttatttaaagagggaaagtataaaaaacacaatcctcttgcaatagcacAAGCTGGATGACCAAATAAGTGCTAGAAATAGTCCAAAATTAATTTGAATGAAAAAACAATTTGtaaccatgtcaaaggagttgaaaagtcttgagtgaagAAAAgatgggctcaattctggctttactattaGACGGActgtagtccattacaacaaggtcaagcagcagacattggggacaacaaagctacagaccggcagagggtgaaagcgactctccactgaccgggatgaccgtcctcttattcgaatgtcactcaacaaccccaggatgacatcaagtgacctacaaaaggaatggcaaatggcagctggggtgaagtgtacggcaagaacagttcataacagactcctagaggcaggcctcaagtcatgtaaagctagaaaaaagcctttcatcattgagaagcaaaggagaaccaggctgaagtttgccaaagaccctaaggattggaccatagaggactggagtaaggtaatcttctctgatgcgtctaattttcagctttgcccaacgccTGGTCATCTAACggatagacggagacctggagaggcgtacaagccacagtgtcttgcacccactgtgacatttggtggaggatcggtaatgatctggggatgcttcagcaaggctggaattgggcaggttaatctttgcgaaggaagtatgaatcaagccgcatacaaggttatccttgaaaaccacttgcttccttctgctcaggcaatgctcCCTTACTCTGGGAGCTGTTTTTTTCAGCAGGAAAATGCCCCATGCcatacagctaggtcaatcaatgtgttgatgaaggagcaccacatcaagaccctgtcatgaccagcccaatctccagacctgagccccattgaaaacctctggaatgtaatcaagaggaagatggatagtcacaagccatcaaacaaagaagaactgcttaaatttttgttccagaagtggtataaggtcacccaaaagcagtgggaaagcatgccaagacgcatgaaaactgtgattaaaaataatggttattccaccaaatattcatttctgaactcttcctgagttaaaatattagtattgttgtttctacgtgaataagaacttgttttctttgcattatttgaggtctgaatgcactgtttcttttttcttattttgtcAATTTCTCATTTGCTGAAAATAAGTACAACATTTTTAGCTTtaaatttcggagacatgttgtcactaCTTTATAAAATTAAACAACAGTGTACATTTAACTCaaaaaaacatacctataaagagaaaaatcagagaaactgaaaaattttgcagtggtctcttaatttttgccagagccgcatatataaaatttaaaacctaggtgcgtcttatggtccagtgtgtcttataatacaaaaaatatggtaatttctGACCATGGTGtttttgaaaacaaaaaagcttttataaaagcctcgaacttatgtgtgtgaatcagacatgagatctgacgtgatagaagattacagtgcggggaagacgggaaaccttcatatagacggccggtggggatggagtcagtgacggactctggacaaatctgtttctagagccgcagtagaagatggagatgtcgtcctcatcatgaagtcgttatttctcctgtcacgtgtaatgaatatctcctgcagtattgctaatgccgatttcaGCGtctgtaaatgagacgagaattagcattatggaagatgagtctatgagaaacgtattcagctgctgaCTCCGAGGAACATAcagatatataatcactgcacacgtactatgGAAGATGCTTGATGCAGGTGAACAAGTTTATTGAAACAATTGTTGCAGTAAGGCAAAGCGGAGAAGCGATAGGCGTAaatgacgtttcggccaactcgtggccttgatcacattaTCGCTGAAACAAATGACACAAAAAAGAACAATGAAtaactacagtgcctacaagtagtattcaaccccctgcagatttagcaggtttacacatttggaattaacttggcattgtgacatttggactgtagatcagcctggaagtgtgaaatgcactgcagcaaaaaagaatgttatttctttgtttatttttttttttaaattgtgaaaagttttttcagagggtcatttattattcaacccctcaaccccccagaattctgtttggttcccctaaagtattaagaagtagttcaggcacaaagaacaatgagcttcacatgtttgcattaattatctctttttccagccttttctgactatttaagaccctccccaaacttgtgaacagcactcatacatggtcaacatgggaaagacaaaggagcattccaaggccatcagagacaagatcgtggagggtcacaaggctggcaaggggtacaaaaccctttccaaggagttgggcctacctgtctccactgttgggagcatcatccggaagtggaaggcttatggaactactgttagccttccacggcctggacagcctttgaaagtttcctcctgtgccgaggccaggcttgtccgaagagtcaaggctaacacaaggacaacaaggaaggagctctgggaagatctcatggcagtggggacattggtttcagtcaataccataagtaacgtactccaccgcaatagtctccgttccagacgagccctggAATATAAGGTGCTGATTCTTAGAAAACTCTGCAGATACATAATGCATATATATAAATTTATACAtaaatggtaggagtccaaactgaaaataaagaaaataagaaataatggaaaATAATGGAGTAAAATGAAATAAAAGTAAaggctataagggaaaataagagaaAATCAATGAGGGAAACTGAAATGAAATGAAAATTTCTTTGAGATAAAAATGGGGTATGCATTATGTATCTGCAGAGTTTTCTAAGAATCAGCACCTTATACAATAGCATGGCACATTTGGCCTTTTAGCACCTCCCTTTAGTAACGCTGATGCGTCCCCTTTCTTGTCTGCTTTAGTGCAGTATAGGTACTCTGAGCGCACACCCACGTCACTATTTCACAACGCTGTTGCGTCGTACATCCATTCAGCTCTAGCGATGTTCCAACCCACAACATGCATTGCGCATGCGCGAGCGCCATCTTGCGGCCCCTGCTTTACCACAGACGCTGGCGTCCCCCTCTGCACTGTGAGCAGGCGCGCACAGGTCTTCTGTGCACAGCGCATGCGTCGGCTCTGCCGGGCTCCCTACCTCCCCGGGCTCCATACTGACGGCGCAGGCGTGGGCGTCCCGGATCACATCCGGTCACCTGACCGGCCGGGGCTTTATACAGTGCTGCCAGAATAAACATGGCAGCCGTTCCTCAGCAAAGACACTGTTTGTGTCTGCATCTATCACTTGGCCACCAACACCGCCCCCTCAACCACGAACGCTACCAGCGGACTGCGGCTGTGAGACTTCATCTACCAGATAAGTTACTTGGGACACCTATTACACTCCACCCTTTTATCATTTTCTTCCACAGCTAAACCTCCGTGCACCACAGCTCCTATTGAATCTAGAACACGGGACCCGTATAGTTGGGCCAGGACTGGGTCTGCATACTGACAGGTAGCGTACAAAACATACAATTACCTATTATAGGCCTATCTGACAACCTACTTACCCTGTATATGTCTGTTCCCACAGCTATATTTACGTGCACTATCCACATGTTGGGGGCATCCGGTGTACTATAGATTGTACAGCATTAAAATCAAATTGGCAAGTATAGTATGGTTCTTTGTTCTGACTTTATATGGACTTAACCTATAGATTCATTTCACTATATATTTGTATATCCCCATAGCCATACCTATATGTGTGCCTCATATTACGACGACCGGCCTGGTACACTTTTTGAAACAAAAGCATTCAACTGGCAAGTATACCTTGGTCCACTTTACCCACCACCCATCTACTACGGACCTAACAGATATCTCACCCTTGTCTGTTCTTACAGCAAAATGTGCATGTATGCTCCACTATACGACGACAATCGGTTCATCATACGTTTACGTTTATGAGTAGCAGCAAAAGTATAGGTCGGCAAGTACGTTATAGCTTCCTTGTTTTGATTCATATTACTATACCATGGCCACTTACTCCGAATCACTACTCATTATGTTCCATCATTCTTTATAGGACTATCTTATTCCTTTATCTCTGGCTGATACCCTTAGTAACACTGTAGTGCAGCAGTAAACAAGGAACTTCTCACTAGGGTATGTTACATTATTTTTATCGTCTTATCCTCTAGCTCCAATGCACGCCATATCTACCTCCAGTCCTCCTAGTTCTTCTATTTTTCGTCCTTATATCATACCTGTTAGGTGTATGAGCATTGGCATCGTATGTTTTATTCTGACTATGGTTTTTGACATGTTTTCTAGAATTGTATATATGTAAATATCCTTCTGTTCTGTATATagttattcattgtttttttttgtgtcattTGTTTCAGCGAtaatgtgatcaaggccacgagttggccaaAACGTCATTTACGCCTATCGCTTCTCCGCTTTACCTTACTGCAACAATTGTTTCAATAAACTTGTTCACCTGCATCAAGCATCTTCcatagtacgtgtgcagtgattatatatctgTATGTTTGATGGGACTATGGTTCCATTCACTTGCACCGTCATACCCTTAATAGTCGAGTGCTAGCCTTTCGTACTCTCTACATTGACTCCGAGGaacaaactgcttgttgtctgtggcctaaatatataggttttattagtagatgtcagagaaaaaacaatgttgtaaaataataaaaatataccatatttttcggactataagatacaccggaccataagacgcaccccaaatttacagaaggaaaatagggaaaaaaaatgtgtcaaatggtgGTGCGTCATACAGTCCGAATTCAGTTTACTGTGGGAAATCAGTAGCGCTGGTGGAgggtggtcacagggggtgttcggtggtccgcCAGTGGTATGACTCCTATCGCAGACTGATGCGGTAGGTTCTGTGATTCTCGTGGTGCGGTGGCTCCtccaacattttctgaaagcccggagcacccgcacatccattgctgtgaagcagtggcctctgggaaatcccatcccaggctgatgcGGCAGGTTCGTCAGTGCTCAGGGTTGCAGGGGCTACGCTGTCATTTTTTGAAAGCCCTTGAGCCCCACACACCCCCACTGCTGCGATGCAGTGGTCTCCAGTaaaatggcctctgggaaaatgccactgcaaattgagatctcggctccaagatctcatctcccgatatttcaatgtgtgcatgtgccaatccggtggccattttcccagaggccattttACCAGAGGCTACCGCATGgcagcagtgtggatgtgcagtGCTCCGGGCTTTCCAAAAATGTTGGCGGGCCCCACACCACTGCACACCACCGAATACTGCCGCACCAGCCTAGGAAGGGAGTGGGATCTCGCTGCAGTGTCGGACCACTGTAGAatcacccgactcctgctgccatCACACTAATTGTAAGTATAGTCCGAAtagaagacgcacccccattttccacccaaaaattttttgggaaaaagtgcatcttgtagtccgaaaaatacggtaattgctgcTTGGGTCCCCGCCAGACTCTGTATTTTCTGGTCTGTCCCAACGAACTTGTGATTCCTACAGCAAATTAGTTGCCGAAGCAGTGAGTAACATAGCCAGTGATTGGTTGCATGGAGGAGATTTCTTACTCAGTAATTCAGCTTATGTTCCAGTccatacaagactagagaatacaacatctacagATTCTGTCTTCTGAAATGTTTCCCTTGTTATCTCCAGTAATTTTATTATTACACAGAATTCTTTGTAATGATTCATCCTCTCATCGTCTTcctattcaggtccctacaatatccgaTCTTTTCAGTAGACATCTTCTATATTAAGAGGATTTTTCTTATCTACCCATCAAGAATGGATATGAAGAGGGACAAGATGgccgagaggatattacacctcaccctagagatcctcttccgtcttactggagaggtgagagattttgatagcgtcacattacatcattcttatttaTGGCAATAAAACTGTTGGACAGAACTCAAGAGGTGAGgaatctggaaatgtctgtagtgacatttattaatgtgtctctccttaatcaggattacacagtagtgaaaaaaaattctaatgaGCGCTGTCGggtccctgtgtctgagggatgggaaagacccctgagcccaatcacaaagCCTCCTCCTCAcccactgatacatgaggacatcaatgaacaaaagatcctagaactcacctacaagatgattgagctgctgactggagaggtgacactgctgggaatgctgggacattatacagtaaaactatgaagggatcggtgtgatgacggtatcattgtatgtgtcaggttcctataaggtgtcaggatgtcgctgtctatttctccatggaggagtgggaatatttagaaggacacaaagatctgtacaaggacgtcatgatggaggttccccagcccctcacatcaccaggtaataggattaaatacacacagcctataattatctttATGTAAGgaattaattcagtccctgtatgtgtttcctccagatctatccagtaagatgacaacacctgagagatgtccccgtcctcttcttccacaggactgtaaacaagaagatcccagcgTCTCTCAGaaccatcaggtagatggagagaaggtgtcgtgagatctctcctatgatgtgtagacggtggtgaaggtcttgtgctcagtcttgttttatccaccagtattacatgTTTCATACTGGTttcatgagaacggtggagatggcaggattagagctgatcatagatgtgacttctacatctgtctgtgacttttacaatatttatttcagggtgaagatctgacccatgttaatactacagagacatatgtgaggggtgatgagcggtgtaaagaggagactcctacatatgaatacccaggtgagtagtaaccactaaatgctgaAAAGTCACAGTTTCTTCTCAGTCacgggctgtggctgctttatcaatgGTGTAGTTCGGACATGGCACAATCATGTGATCCCCATTTTGCGGGTAGAGCATAACATTCTCCTCCATCCGAAAATGTTTAAATGGCTTTGTGAAATTGTGAAAACCCTTTTGTACAGCGCTTACAACCTGCAagtgtaaggcggccagggtggtagtcgtggcaacgagCTGTAGTGTTTCCACACCCTGGCGCCCCGCAGATGAAATACAAAGTCCTTTCTGCTGTGTGTGATGTGTGCAGCAGAGAACTCATTTCATTTCCCTCGGTTTCCTTCACTCCAGCTTCAGGATTCCAGGTTCCATAAAACACTGCAGCGTCACAGTCCTTTTCAAACAATTCAACTTTACTGATAACATGGGCACCCATCACTTTTGCCCAGACTCCATTTCCTCTATAACCTCTTCTCTCCCGGCAATCCATGCTATTTCTGCGGACAATCCGTGTCCCTTCTGTACTTCCtgcatcaccagctccctgtcagccccttgtcCGATTCCATCTTGCAAAGGTGCCAGGAGTTCCATCTTACTGACTTCCGCCCCAGTTGTAGACCCCAGAACCGCCCTGATGTGATCCTATTGAGCTGATGCCTGACTGTACTATACTCCAGCCTGGGGCCCCTTATTGCCATCTGCAGCTTTACCCCGATGACCTGTAGCTGTCTCATACACTGCATGCACCCTGCCCTTGGCAAGGCTGCCCGTGTCTGTCTCTAATCAGGAATTATCCTGATTATACTTCCCTGCTCCTTGCTGTACCTCTCCTTTagttaacccctgtgctgcctacCTCCTGCTCTATTCTTTGATATCATCTATCACTACTGTGCCCCCCTCTATTCTAGCCCCACAACAGTTCTAGCCTATCCTATATCCtattcgggtgcaaagcccagacaacccgtcccttggttgctCTCAGTCCATATATatcacaaaaacaggcagcactccatgttcttAAAGACAatttgcaggtctttattgagcccacatctccacgcaacgtttcggctctaactgagcctttctcaagcaacaaaCATACCTTATTACAACATATATATAGAGGGACATGTCCCTATCATCCCGTaagtgcagccaatcagtgaacttcATAAATTTACAGATGATTACTTTACATCATAAAGTGTTTAAGTGCCAGCAGTGTACCATTAAAACTACATAGGACAACTCCCTAATACAGGGACCATCCATTTAATAATTTAACATACCCTTGGGGAGACATAGCGTTCATGGAGTAGGCAGCATATTGTCGGCGTCCCAGGACGGCTGCTGCGCATGTCCTAGTGCTTCTCTATGAGTCATGATCACGTGGTAGGTAAGAAGCCAATGAAAACCGCTGATTTCCAAAAGCGtattgcgcctgcgcagtagcgctcaaAGTCTCCATCTTGGTAATGGAATCAGATGCCTTCATgacttactgcgcatgcgccgtagcgCCGATAATGACGATGTTATTGGTGATCACTACGTGACCTTACAGCATTATTCTGGCCACAGTATATAAACTATAATGCCATTAAGTTGATATTAGAAGGGCACCATTATATATAAAACTCAGACTAATAGTGGCAATCTATACATGCCTCAAAAACATATAAAAAGTTAGGTATTTATTTATAAAGCTCATGGTACATTCCATTTTACCACTTTTAGAATTCACTGAAACAGCTTATATGCCATATAGACTAATGAGAAATGTGCCTAATCCTACCTTGAGCTACCAGAGAGTATCTTGATTCAGATCCTCACCTGGCACTCATACAGTGTCTAAAGGGTGCCCCCCACCCCTCCGGGTCAGGCGCCCCCATTCAAGACATCTGCAAAGCAGTAGCACAATAGTCCTGGCTAATGTAAACACTTGTGGTTTAAGGTTCACCAATGAGCATATTGCACACAGCCCCTTACGGCCACATTGTCAATAATAATAAGAAAAGACcaaataatatttttatataatttattaattggcctcccaCCATCCACGTGCATGACACTATATTTGTATATCTAGATCAAAATATATATTGTTTACAAATAATTATAATAACATGATTATTACTAGGATTAATTTAGTTCCTCCATGTCGAATGTCTCTCCACTTGGGATCTTCCATCATATTTGACAGCAACAGTACCTGGACAAAAAATGTACAcaataaaattaggaacatactaCTAAAGTGAAGTATTcccaaatataaaaaatacaaagaatacCAGATTTTCAACAACACAGTTCCAATGACAGAACGTTATCTTATATAGCTGTATGTAATTTAAAGTCTACATTGAGGCCCATGG contains:
- the LOC143766677 gene encoding gastrula zinc finger protein XlCGF66.1-like translates to MDMKRDKMAERILHLTLEILFRLTGEDYTVVKKNSNERCRVPVSEGWERPLSPITKPPPHPLIHEDINEQKILELTYKMIELLTGEVPIRCQDVAVYFSMEEWEYLEGHKDLYKDVMMEVPQPLTSPGNRIKYTQPIIIFM